From a single Nymphaea colorata isolate Beijing-Zhang1983 chromosome 4, ASM883128v2, whole genome shotgun sequence genomic region:
- the LOC116252705 gene encoding transcriptional elongation regulator MINIYO — protein sequence MVKEKSVPAASAKLPVEASKLVGRIVEKGFSSSSGGRFTLPEPSLLPFPVARHRSHGPHWAPRASNEDEEDVEEEETDPVADFAQPIRRRPKKGLDLSKWKELVPKECLAVAKTKSSNASDLVEPKASEASSSVGLSICKKEMETVDSFDTLPAENEELRTLGVSAASLFDNLSQGNDFSLLQRKRPGCFQAEMQTDPPRELGPVDAGAMSNMNDIDADNNALLQAMSYEEIAEAQAEIKERFKPEMVEMLKKRGKKKLETQNKIQFEKSHKMVLDQRQLSMKSVKFPQGKTEKDHESMDVGLSPKAPKLSARGEDENINKSSKNIPGHSENNATTEMHLSNNSTWQTWSNRVEAAKKLRFTLDGSIVTEDLGEYKFDNVNERDFLRTEGDPGAAGYTIKEAVSLVRSMIPGQRALALQLLAAVLDQALCNLQPKNVTGCELGVVQNGHDSVDWQALWAYAIGPEPELILTLRMALDDNHASVLVACTKVIHCILCCNLNEHYFLLSELVGVHLKSIYTAPVFRVKGEISSGFLNGGFWKYSAKPSNIIPFKDQSMDDENDEEHTIKDDVVVAEQDIAAGLIRMGVLPRIRYMMEMDHNVAAEEYLLPVLIAFARHSPACARAIMECPRLVDTVINRFVKTGTLSISSSEIKSIRLLTVLSESSKSNCEYFIKNGAFTAAMRHIYASPNSLEQWLKFGRESAVLISSILVELLRFWKVCICYGYCISYFSDFFPAMCLWLSPPAIDMLIGSKVFCEFNSVAKESYMVLEILCRRLPYPGTEQEGEGGNCNSGSSLTWSWGHAFPMVDFALKWMSLKNNPSSFIIEQHLERNDHVIQGSFRSSLISVIASVLHMLCSLFERMTSEGNIDHGHDYHVLLSRLSKCAANIVQQIDKNGLLSFSDTDADEEISSTRGYPFVEKICYWRTHGDCETSISCSCFLDGLIRLVFLLRKFFHTIKQETGIADNQTMVAINIVSQIGLEDVLVIFMNFLTLEWHIVQSIEMCYRGGPAPGLGIGWGSYGGGFWSTKVLLSQIDARVVVDLLELHPIRFEKEEVSKSCALQKVTAALAVCLILGPQDTFVIEKAFKILFDVPVLKFLSSCIHCFLYNNLIEPFGFTFTEEDFHHFSGALASHFCKRWLKRKVKSVKAHLGAENQGKPLHSRSKKLNILDTVDEEVVEAEERKYESHTSLIIEWAHQRLPLPTHWFLSPLTTLGRLQSISNSTAEFNHLDNRFYDEDIPLLVKSGLFFLLGLEAMSSTKSDAHCSSISTIPLVWKLHSLSMVFLVNDAVLDEQTKHMFEILQKFYGQKLDQERGKYIKVLGNEMDNSFCHSETFHEKTPEGTSLEILNFQRDVHSSYSSFIETLVGQFASVSYGDMAYGRQLAIYLHRSVDILVRLATWNALSDARVMDLLPTIENCIPKVEGFLYPPEDNEEVLEAYAKSWISGSLDRAALRESICFTIAMHHLSSLFFINTKMPSRLRNKLVKSLLRDYCRKQEHKAMLLRLIRHEHTSSTEAGQLDKKFQMLREACEGNSSLLSSVEKLKCVCSSSTE from the exons ATGGTGAAGGAGAAGAGCGTGCCGGCGGCTTCGGCCAAGCTACCGGTGGAAGCGTCGAAGCTGGTCGGCCGCATCGTCGAGAAGGGTTTCTCTTCCTCGAGCGGCGGCCGCTTCACCCTCCCCGAACCCTCTCTCCTCCCCTTTCCTGTTGCCCGCCATCGATCTCACGGTCCC CATTGGGCACCTAGAGCTAGTAACGAGGATGAAGAAGATGTGGAAGAGGAGGAAACGGATCCGGTTGCAGATTTTGCACAGCCAATACGAAGAAGGCCGAAGAAAGGCTTGGATTTAAGCAAATGGAAAGAGCTGGTGCCGAAAGAATGCTTGGCGGTGGCAAAAACCAAGAGCAGTAATGCCTCTGACTTGGTGGAACCTAAAGCGTCGGAAGCATCTTCTTCCGTTGGGCTATCTATATgtaaaaaggaaatggaaacgGTCGACAGTTTTGACACTTTACCAGCTGAAAATGAAGAACTGAGGACTTTGGGTGTGTCAGCAGCTAGTTTGTTTGATAACCTGTCACAAggaaatgatttttctcttcttcaaagaaaaagaccagGTTGTTTTCAAGCAGAGATGCAGACTGATCCACCAAGGGAACTTGGACCTGTTGATGCTGGTGCGATGTCAAACATGAATGACATTGATGCTGATAATAATGCGCTCCTTCAAGCAATGTCATACGAGGAGATTGCTGAAGCACAAGCTGAAATAAAGGAAAGATTTAAACCTGAAATGGTAGAGATGCTGAAAAAACGtgggaaaaaaaagttggaaacaCAAAACAAGATTCAATTCGAGAAAAGTCATAAGATGGTTCTTGATCAAAGGCAGTTGTCTATGAAGTCAGTAAAGTTCCCACAGGGTAAAACTGAGAAGGATCATGAATCAATGGATGTTGGATTATCTCCTAAGGCACCTAAACTTTCTGCCAGAGGGGAggatgaaaatataaataagtCTTCAAAAAACATTCCTGGTCATTCAGAAAATAATGCTACAACAGAAATGCATTTATCTAATAACAGTACGTGGCAGACTTGGTCTAATAGGGTTGAAGCTGCAAAGAAACTTAGATTTACTTTAGATGGATCTATCGTCACAGAGG ACTTGGGCGAATACAAATTTGATAATGTAAATGAGCGTGACTTTTTGAGAACTGAGGGCGACCCTGGAGCTGCTGGATATACAATCAAGGAAGCAGTATCTTTGGTTAGAAGCATG ATTCCAGGACAGCGAGCTCTTGCTTTGCAACTTTTGGCTGCCGTACTTGACCAGGCTTTGTGCAATTTACAACCAAAAAATGTAACTGGTTGTGAACTCGGTGTCGTTCAAAATGGTCATGATTCTGTTGACTGGCAAGCTCTTTGGGCTTATGCTATTGGTCCAGAACCAGAACTGATCTTAACTTTAAG AATGGCTCTTGATGACAATCATGCATCTGTGCTTGTGGCATGCACAAAAGTTATTCATTGCATTTTGTGTTGCAACCTGAACGAGCATTACTTCCTCTTGTCAGAG CTAGTGGGTGTTCACTTGAAGAGCATATATACTGCCCCTGTTTTTCGGGTTAAGGGAGAAATTAGTTCAGGCTTCCTTAATGGTGGGTTTTGGAAATACAGTGCAAaaccatcaaatatcattccCTTCAAGGATCAGTCTATGGATGACGAGAATGATGAAGAGCACACCATAAAGGATGATGTTGTTGTAGCAGAGCAGGACATTGCAGCAGGATTGATAAGGATGGGGGTACTCCCAAGAATCCGCTACATGATGGAG ATGGATCACAATGTTGCTGCTGAAGAATACCTTCTACCTGTCCTTATTGCTTTTGCACGTCATTCCCCTGCATGTGCACGTGCTATCATGGAATGTCCTCGGCTTGTCGATACTGTCATTAACCGCTTTGTTAAAACAGGAACCTTATCAATCAGTTCTTCCGAGATAAAATCAATACGTCTTCTAACA GTATTATCTGAATCCAGCAAGTCAAATTGTGAATATTTTATTAAGAATGGTGCTTTTACTGCTGCTATGCGGCATATATATGCATCACCCAATTCCCTAGAACAATGGCTGAAATTTGGTCGTGAATCTGCTGTACTCATTTCATCTATTTTGGTTGAACTGCTTCGCTTCTGGAAGGTCTGTATTTGTTATGGATACTGCATATCctatttttcagattttttccCTGCGATGTGCCTTTGGTTGAGCCCACCTGCCATTGACATGCTAATTGGAAGCAAGGTGTTCTGTGAGTTCAATTCTGTTGCAAAGGAATCTTACATGGTGCTTGAAATCCTTTGTAGACGACTTCCATATCCTGGCACGGAgcaagaaggggaaggaggaaacTGCAATAGTGGAAGTTCACTCACTTGGTCATGGGGCCATGCATTTCCGATGGTTGATTTTGCATTGAAATGGATGTCCTTGAAGAATAATCCTTCCTCTTTCATTATTGAGCAGCACCTAGAAAGGAACGACCATGTTATCCAAGGCTCGTTCAGAAGCAGTTTAATCTCAGTTATTGCATCAGTCTTACACATGCTTTGCTCTCTGTTTGAGAGGATGACATCTGAGGGCAATATCGATCATGGACATGACTATCATGTTCTTTTGTCTAGGTTGTCAAAATGTGCTGCTAACATTGTGCAACAGATTGACAAAAATGGGCTGCTGAGTTTTTCTGACACAGATGcagatgaagaaatttcttcTACTAGAGGATATCCTTTTGTGGAGAAAATATGCTACTGGAGAACTCATGGTGATTGTGAGACATCAATATCTTGCTCATGCTTCCTTGATGGACTAATCCGACTTGTATTTTTGCTCCGTAAATTCTTTCATACGATTAAACAGGAAACTGGCATTGCTGATAATCAAACAATGGTAGCTATCAATATTGTTTCTCAAATTGGATTGGAAGATGTACTTGTCATCTTTATGAACTTTTTAACCCTAGAATGGCATATTGTTCAGTCCATTGAGATGTGTTACAGAGGTGGTCCAGCTCCAGGACTTGGAATTGGTTGGGGTTCTTACGGTGGTGGGTTTTGGTCAACAAAGGTTTTGCTGTCTCAAATAGATGCAAGAGTGGTGGTTGACTTGCTCGAGTTACATCCAATCAGATTTGAGAAGGAAGAAGTTTCCAAGTCTTGTGCACTGCAGAAAGTCACTGCTGCACTTGCTGTATGCTTAATTTTAGGTCCACAAGATACATTTGTTATTGAGAAGGCCTTCAAAATATTGTTTGATGTTCCTGTCTTGAAATTTCTGAGTAGCTGTATTCACTGCTTCCTTTACAATAACTTGATTGAGCCATTTGGTTTTACATTCACTGAAGAGGATTTCCATCACTTTAGTGGGGCTTTAGCTTCTCACTTCTGTAAAAGGTGGCTAAAGAGGAAAGTAAAGTCTGTTAAAGCTCATCTTGGAGCAGAAAATCAGGGCAAGCCTTTACACAGCAGGTCTAAAAAGTTAAATATCCTGGATACAGTAGATGAGGAAGTGGTGGAGGCTGAAGAAAGAAAGTATGAGTCTCATACTTCTCTAATAATAGAATGGGCACACCAGAGATTACCACTTCCTACACATTGGTTCCTCAGTCCTTTAACGACTTTGGGGAGACTGCAATCAATTTCCAACTCCACTGCAGAATTTAATCACCTGGATAATAGATTCTACGATGAGGATATTCCTCTTCTTGTCAAAAGTGGGCTTTTTTTCCTCCTAGGTCTGGAGGCTATGTCGTCCACAAAATCTGATGCTCATTGCTCTTCAATTTCAACCATACCGTTGGTTTGGAAACTGCATTCTCTTTCTATGGTTTTTCTTGTAAATGATGCTGTATTAGACGAACAAACAAAACATATGTTTGAAATATTGCAAAAATTTTATGGGCAGAAGCTGGACCAAGAAAGAGGTAAATACATCAAGGTACTTGGCAACGAGATGGACAATTCATTTTGTCACTCTGAAACATTTCATGAAAAGACTCCAGAAGGGACCTCTTTGGAAATTCTCAACTTCCAAAGGGATGTACATTCCAGTTATTCTAGCTTTATTGAAACACTTGTAGGGCAATTTGCTTCTGTATCCTATGGTGATATGGCTTATGGACGTCAACTAGCAATCTATCTGCATCGATCCGTTGACATTCTAGTTAGACTTGCAACATGGAATGCATTGTCTGATGCTCGAGTTATGGATCTCTTGCCTACAATAGAGAATTGCATTCCCAAGGTTGAAGGGTTTCTTTATCCTCCAGAG GACAATGAAGAGGTTTTGGAGGCCTATGCTAAGTCATGGATTTCTGGTTCCCTGGACAGAGCTGCTCTTAGAGAATCTATCTGTTTTACCATAGCAATGCACCATCTTTCGTCCTTGTTTTTCATCAATACCAAGATGCCCTCAAGGCTGAGGAACAAATTGGTGAAGTCGCTATTGCGTGACTATTGTCGCAAGCAAGAGCACAAG GCAATGCTCCTCAGGTTAATCAGGCACGAACACACATCATCTACAGAAGCAGGACAACTGGACAAGAAGTTCCAAATGTTACGAGAAGCTTGTGAAGGGAATTCATCGTTGCTTTCTTCGGTTGAGAAGCTCAAATGTGTGTGTTCCTCGTCAACAGAATAG